TCGAGAATACAAATCTCGGAAGGTAATTTTCTCTATGTCTTCCGGGATGTAGTTCTCGAAACATTACAGACTTTCATATATTCCAAGTGTTAAAACCTCAGAGGCTTAGCCATGCATGTGTTCCGAGATTTAAATCTCGGAGAGTTACTCGTACGGTATTCTGATATTACAAATCCCGGAAAGTAAAGCCAACAAGGgtgttataaaaaaataaaattactgcATTAAAAGTGGGTTGCCAAATTGGGTCATGGGTTGCCAAATTTAACACTTGAAGGTAAAAGAGAAAGCAAGGCCTAAAACATTTCCTCTACTTCTTATTGGTCGGTTACATAAGTCGTGCATGCTAcccaaaaagggagaagcaatCATTTTTAAATATAGCTGAACCACAAAAAACAAATATTGAAGAAAAGATAAAACAAGAAagcaaatttataaaaaaaaaataaaaattcagcTTCATAATACAAAAATTGAGCCCAATGAATGCCCGGCCAGCTCAAGGGAATGCAAAACGAAAATTTCCATCCCTTCACCTTTGAGTCTCTCTTATCCAGTTGAGTATATGAGAACAATCTTCCCCGTTCACAAAATGCCTTCATAAGAAAACAACAAGGAAAGTAATCAATATTGCGTCTTTATCAGTAAATTACTCATTCTGTATAGGAAAAGAAGTACCTATTTTTGGAGCGGTAAGACTTAAGTTTAGCAGCTACCCGGCGATCTGAAATATCTCTCGGCATGCTTAGGTGTTCAGGCACAAGAAGACTTCCATTTCCATAATTGTATGCATCGTGAATGAAGTTAAGAACGGTTTCCTGGCATGAGTTGTTCATCTCAAAATCAGCATAACGTAAACATTAATAATGGATTGATCAACAGAATAGCAAACATTTTCCtctaaagaaaatatatatatcaaaaaaaCTATATACTGATGGAAACAACTACTTACGTTTAATAAACAGCTTCTTAAAAACCCCTCAACATAATAGACACTGGGTATTACATCCAATGTCTGTCTGGTAGCATTTTTAGcaaataggttttttttttaaattgacccTATTTATGTTATGGTGTGAGCCTAATGGAGGCTATGCCAGAGACCTTACGATGAGGCTGACCAATTTTTATCCCTACTTGAAAGTAAGAAAAAGCTAGAGTTGTATGTTCATTTATACCAAAGGCAAAAGATTCAATTATACCAGAGGTTTAGAAGCATCAAGCCAGTGGTATATACGTTCATTGCGAAACCATGTCAACTGTCTTTTTGCAAAATTCCTGCAGAAAAGTCTCATGTCAGAGCAATGCTATATAACCCTGTCAAAATATAATATCATTTATGTGTGATATTGATAGGTACCAGCATATAACATGGTTTGGTTAATTGAGGGAGTTTCACTTAGTTGGTGAGTTAATTAGAGAGTGAAACTGATACGTACCCATATATAACACGGTTTAGTTAGTTGAGGGAGTTATCCCAtaggttagttagttagttgagGGAGTTTCACTTAGTTGGTGAGTTAGTGAGAGAGTGAGACTATAAATGGATAGTAAGAGAGTATTATCATCTTTTGGATCATTTTGGAATTGGGTTAGGGAGAGGAGCCGTGACTCTTGCTAAACTCAGCACTGTTGTAGTTCTctgttataaaaataaattccgTTTCTGCTCTTGTTCTTGGCTGGGTCttacattggtatcagagcaccaatGCAGGTGCCCTGACCGTGAAGATCCTACAACAAACAGCATATGAAGCAGATGGCTAGCAAGAAAAATACTGGCACCACAAGTGAAGGAGGAAATTCATGCACTTTTGGGAGAGTGGCAGAAAGAAATCGCAGATTGGAGAAAGGAAGATGAGAGAAGAAGGAAGGAAGAGGAAGCAAGGAGGGATTCAAGGTTGCTTCCAGTCTGGTTAAGAGAATTTTATGAAAGAAAGCAAAAGGagaaacaagaaagaagagaattgGAGGCTGCAACCGAGGCAGACCGAGCAGCGGCAGAGAGGCCGCAGAGAGAATCAGAGATCACAGCGGAAGAAGAGTGAGCAGCGGCGGTGGTGTCACAGAGTCAACCAGCTGCAATATTTGTCATGGATCGCACGTCATCATCAGAAAAGTGTGAGAAGAACAACAGAGGTAGTCGTTTTCATCCAACTATTGCAAGAAGGCTAGTCAATGGAGGAAATCCAGAATTGCAACCTtcaaagagaaaagaagaatgAATTCACCATTTGGCTGCAAAACATCGATTTAGGGTTCAACGGAACAAGGCGGCCGAAATTGCGCGTCAAGCACTGGCCACCGTCATACTGTGAGTCTACCTAAGTACCCTGCGATTCCAAAGCAGCGGGGCAGTTTGCACGGTTACTCAAGCATGTTCGGTGGAGGCATCGAATGAGATGACCAAGCAGTCACCACGGAAACTGCCAAACACGCCCCTTTGCAAGCCAGAAATCGCCAAATATCCACCGGACAAACCACCTAACAACGAGCTCTATGGCGACGATGACAGCAGAATTGTTCGTCACAGGTCGTGTAACAACGGGGAAGAGAGAGGAGGATGAAATGAAGAAGGGTTTTGTCCAATGTTGTAGGACCTGCCTCCATCGTAGAATCCGTGATATAACCAGGTAATTTCAGAAACAgaaatatattgattatatcgAAATCAGTGAGCTAAGAGCTCTTACAATGGGGGTAAATACTAGAGTCTAAGACTCCTACCAGAGAGATATTCTCTCCTTACCAAGTACTCACAAGCATGCCTCCGTATCATTTATCTCTCCCTGCAAATATACCCGAATCCCCCTAATAATGGGCATCATGCCAGCACTCTAAGTTCTCTAACTAACTCTCGTTCTCTCCACTTTACCTCACTATTTTTCTTCTAGAGTAAACTTGCCAAATCCTGGGCCTCCGATTAGTTACTTCAATAATTGGGTCGGTGTGGACAATTGGCCCGAAGAGCCTATATATGAGAGTTCTATCAATCCACCGGAGCACAGTTCTCCTGCAAAGTTCGGCACTTCGGTAACGGCAATAGAGGTGACAACAAGAGCTGAACCTCTCCTAACCGAATGGGTCAAGCCCATGGCACTAAAGGGGAAGGTTGGGCCTTGCAAAATAGTGGAGCCAATCTATTACACAGTTTTGTATTTAAGAACAACTGTATCATCCATGTATGTTAGgccattttatcatattttgggCTCAAACTCCATTTACCCATTTACATGAGGCAGCAGGGAACCAGAAATCACTCCATAGAATCACAGGATTTTGCAACTGCTGTGGAAAGAGATTGGGAGACTTCCATGCTTTTGCTGAATCTATGGAGTTGACTATTAATGTGAGCAATTAAGAAGAGCAGTGGGATCAGGGAGGAAGTGGAATACATCAGCCATTTTTCCCCCTATTTTTCTACGGGGCAATATATTCTTGGTAACCTTTGTTTTCCCCTATTTTTTCTAATTCTAGAGAATCAGAGagttttatcaaaaaaaaaatctcactgGACTCATCATCTAAAATCTTCCTTAGCCAGTACTTGTCAGACTGTTATTTGAATTTTAATGGCCCGCACTCAGTAACCACCACCCAGAGCACTCCCCGGATCCAAAGATGCAAAAGGAACCGATGGCGTAATTGCACCAGGGACAAACTCACCACCATCAACCACAACCAAATCCACACAGATGGCCGCGGGCACCTGGCGGGGCTTACACCCTCTCTTGACCTTTTAAGGACGCCCTCTCCGACAAGGAAGAGAAGCAAAAGGTGCCTCAGACGATGAAGATTCCCCCTTCTTAAATATGCAGCCACCAGCAGGAGAAGCAACCTCTGAAGGCGAAATGGTATACCCCTCCACAACTCCAGACAAACCCCTCTCAATGATGCAGGCACCAGGAGAAGTAACAAACTGCTGCAGCCCGCAAGAAACTGAGACAACATTGCTTGCTTCACCTGATCCGCAAACACTTGCTGCAACTACAGCAACATCTTCCATGCAATCTGAGCCAAGGCAACTCCCTGGAGATAAGGAAGGGATGCCAAAACCATACGAATCTGCATTGAAACAGAGAGCAGACAAGGAACCCCCAACAACACCAACGGGACATCTCTCCTCTGCTGAAAAAACCCACGCTCACAAGAGCCAAAGCCAGAAGCAAGCTGAAGAAAAAAAGTCCATCGAACCAGGAAAGGCTCCTTAAAACAAGGGTAGCAAAGGAAAAATCCAGATCAAGAACAACTCTTATAGCACCATAAATGTGGATCAGAAAGTCCTCCCCAATAACACAATGTTGTATCCAAACCAACTACACTGGACATCATTCACCAGGGAATAAAGAAGAAAACGGAACATCTACTTTCCTGGATAATATTTTACACAGTAGAAACTAGAAACACCAACTGAACAAAGATTTATTCAAATGAAATTCATTTCAAATAATATGCAATGTTGATCAATACAGAAAATTtaagtgaagaaaaaaaaatgctctGCTACCATAATCTTATGGGAAAAGAAAAGCATTACCGTGAAGCTTTTTGAAATTCAGCCAAGAATTTGTAAAATTCTCGAGCTGAACTCTGACCCCTTTGCTCTCTGCATGTTAGCAAGTACTCCATGCCCTGAAATTAGTGAATCGCAAATGAAAATTATAAGTAAAATGACTCCAACTATTTATAAAGCAGATACAACAATGAAATTAATACATACATAATCATATAGGCTATCAACAATTGCTAATATCAACATAACGTTAACAAATTGGAGAATCTTCAGCCCAAAATATTTCTTGTTCCTAAATCATAAAGAACTTCAAACTGTGGTACACAACACGCAGATCTCTCCGTAATATAAGagaatatattataatatattgatCACATCTTAGAGTAACTTTGGGCAATCTAGATTGTTCTTTAGTTTCTTTCTTTCCctatttatattaatttgttttttggttTAGTTTAATTTAGACTAGGAATTTTAATTAGTTTCTCTATTGATGAGGATTATGAGACTACCATTAGCATAAATAAGGGCAAGTGTTGTCTTTTGTAACCCAACACACTATATCAATACAATTTGATTCACTgtatttctttatttctttttccACTTTCTATACCTTAAAGATTAAACTTTATAATTTAATCACTTTCAACCAAAtctattttattatttgaaataaGCAAGTAGTAACATTGAAATGTAAATGTGAAAAATATAATGGTATACCTGTCTGTAACCAATTGCTCGAGTTGCAGAATTGGAGTTTGGATGAAGACCAATATCAAGAAGCCACTGAGCCTCCAACAAAATCCCATGCCTTCCTGCAGAAAGAGAACGAAGACTTTAGTTGCAGTAAAATACTCATTGAAGAGCATGTCATGTATTGTTATAACAGAAAAAACAAATGAACTTGCACATGCATACGCATACAGAAGATTTTTCTACAAAATGTATTGCATGAGATTCACATGCAAATTATGGGTGTTTCCAGTTCATGATATACCTAATAGCATATCTTCACACCGATAATCAAGTGACTTATAGAGGTCAAGTCTGTTGCTAGAAAggaaaaaacacaaaaagtCGTAGTCTAACTTTGATGAGTCGGTTTCCATTGCATCACCATAAGTGGTCATATGAGACGGCTCAGAACCATCAGCAACACTACAACCATCCTGTTCCGTGAAAGATTCATATGGTACCCGAAAAGCAGAAGGAGGTGATCCACTAGACTGCCATTCAAAAAGAATATAAATAAATGGtaaatttatatataaatacTTCAGACAACTTAGTAATCAAAAGAAATCATACATTTCAAGCATACATCCACAGAAAAGTTCAGGTAAAAAGAGCTAGTTCACTCAGTAGTTGGTTACAATTAAGCACATGTGAAAGAGATAGCACcacattggaaaaaaaaaattggatattCTCGTGAACGTTTGGTAATGTAATGGTGCTTGTATTCAAATCTCATATCTGAACCTATGTGCAACAATTGAGACAGATAAAGACAGGAAAGAAAAGATAGTAAGtgagttttttttaatgtttcagTAAAGGTTAGTAGCCAGCTCTGAATTAGTGTTTCATGACTGACTAAGTGTAACTTACTTACAACATTTCAAGCTTACCCTAATAATCTCTAGGCTACGACGTAATCGGTACCAATCATTCGATGCCACAAATTGGGCCTTTGGATCACCTGCTTTTACCACCAACTGCACAGCAGCATCCCAGTCTTCATTTCTCTGCAGTTTGGCTAATTCCAGATGTACTTGAGATGAAACCTCTGCAGAGGCTTTAGGCACATCTGGCTTTCCATATATGAACCTTTCATTTCAAAGAACAAACAAAAGAACTCTGATGTATATGTTCCATGTAACATGGTCAATAAGAACTTACAGAAAAGAAACTTAATTATGGTTTAAAATAAAACAGTAAAAATTCACTAATAAAGTGGATGCTCACTCAGCAGCATTTGACAGAAGTTTATTTATATTCTAGAAAAGTCAAGCTAATTAAGACCTTTACCTGTATATCCTACTGGTAACCGAACATTAAGAAGATTAGTGAACTACCATAATAGACTACAAGTGTGTACATATCCTTCGAGAACACAAGTTATGAAATACTCAGAACTAAGTCAGCATTACTTTTTCCTCACATTTTCCAACTATATTAGTGTCTAACCATGCTACTTCCACCCCTGTTAATTTTCTCCCTATTATTAAGTACATAAATATCCGTGAGATTGCTATTTAAATGAATGATTCCATCAGCAGGTTGCAGAAATATGAAAAACAGATTTCATTTCCTATTTATGTTCTCTTACTAATGTTACAGAAACATCACACAACCACTATGCAATAATTAAGGAGTTCCATTTGAAAGAAAAACTAGTCAACAAACTTAGAACAGGTAACAGTAAAACACATACCATCTTAAATACAATCCAGTGCCCCCAACAACTATGGGAACACGGCCTTTGTCAAAAATACATTTTGTAGCTTGCCTTGCATCTTCAAAAAACTGCCCAACAGAATAGTCTGATAAATAATAATTAGTTTTAATTGGAGAAAATAAATGTCATTCAAAAATTCAACAACAGAAAAATCAATCTCAAGAAAACCATATTCAAATTTATGCTTCAACAATTAAATTTCAGTCCATCGGCAAAACACACCTTCAGATGGGTGCAGTATATCAACAAGATGATGCGGTACCTCCTAACAAGAACAACAAACAAAACAATAGTGAAAAACTAGATACAAGGATGCCAACGTGATTAATCAAGCAAAATAGGAAATCCTAATACTTATAACCCAAGTCACATTGCAAGCAATAAAGTCCATACATCTCAAACAGAGGCCAATGTAAAATAAAACATCTCTTCACAATTACACACACCTTTCTATCATCTAAGGAAGGCTTCGCAGATCCAATATCAAGACCCTGATAAACCTGCAATACAAGCCAAAGAATCCAATTGAATcaataaaagaaaatacttgCTCCATTATCGGGTTTGGAAGAGTTTTTGTTAATCCTTTTCGGACTTATCTTATAAGCACTTAATTAAACTCATAAGAAATAACTTATGACATAGCTATAAACTCTTGAGCTTATGTAAATAAGCTTCCAAATAAATTCATGGATAAGCGCTATGCTGCTATGCAACTTTAATTTACAATTACAAGAAAAATATCATTCCATATCCAAAAAACTTTCATGAAACCTTGTAGCATCCCCATTACTGATATTAGAAAGTGGGAGACCTGACTCAAcctaaaagctagctcaagagtcgAGACTTGTTATACCCTTTATAAACTATATCTATGTCAGTGTGTTACTATgtcatatctctagccaatgcaAGACTTCTAACAACTGATTTTTCACTTACCAATTACTATCATGCAACAATTTAAAACAAGAATACCATTTccagagaaaaaataaaaattagcaAACATCTCAACAAACTTCAGTATCCATAATTTGGCTGAACAGTGTTTTTCAATACCCTTGGAGCCTAAAACCCTACACGAACTTGTTAAATGCGGATATAGCGTGGTGTcgcggcaagcccaaaaaacgctatttcGAGCGCTATAGCGGGAAATAGCGGTGAATAGTTGAGTAGCGGTGAACCCTAGGGCGCTAGGCTATAGGCTATTGCgccgctatagcgcgctattaacaagcctgcTACTAACACTTCATACGCAGAGCAGCAAcgcgagaagaagaagaagcagcgcTACGAATAGAGCTTTGTTTGTTAGAATGTGCACGTACCTGGACAGAGTCGGCACTGACGATTTCGCCATTGAGGCGCTTTGCGAGCTCCATTGCGAGGCGGCTCTTGCCGGAACCGGTAGGTCCAGAAATGACTATCaccttctctttcttcttcgttTCGGCTGCGGTGGCGATAAACCGCAGCCGCCGACTGAATGAGAGCGGAGATGCTCGGAATAGGGGTCTCTCCGGGAGACGGAGGCATGTGCGGAGGCTGCATACTCCATTGTTAATCATCTTCGGCGTTTTCAGGCAAGCCCAAGGCAGCGTTCCTTTAAGTTCAAAATaggataaatataaatataaatttcgaaaaaaaaaggataaatataaatataaaatatggcTTAATTCTCAAATTGGTCCCTCTGTTTGTCTCACGGTCTGAGATAGGTCCCTCCCTCAAAACAATTTAGTAAAATATCATCACGTTTGCACAACATTAATAGTATGTCTTCACTGGAGGCTTCGGAatcgtataaggaataagacAAGACTCTATCCCCTGTCTGGCACACGAGAAGGAATTAGTGCTAGCAATCGTGCTACTATCTTGCCTTGGAGCTCCGAAGCATacgttaagtttttttttaaaaaaaaaaaaatcttacacatcaggaaaataaattaattaaaaaactcagttttctaaattttcTAAATCCCTAAATGAAAAACATTAAATCTCAATTCCTaatattttcttgttttttgcTATTattcttcttgttgttgttattcCCATATCCATTCTTAGCAGTGTCATTGGTATTGTTAATCTAGTCCTCAGAAGTTGCACGGATGATCGAATGTGGAAGTTCTCTGAGAAAGATGTCGTTGCGACCACTCATGAGAAAAGTGTGTCTTATTTTGAGATTGAGCTTGTACGTTGTAAACGTCGCATCGTCTATTTGACTAATCATGGAGCATATCATTGTATTGGAGAAAAATCCTGGAGTTGCTAGTGGACAAAGAGTCTAGCTCTTGGTGGATCGAGGATTCCGCGTGTTTCCATTTGAGATTTGATCTCTGAAGATTATGAGGGTCGATCAAAAGTGGCAACAACGGAAGGTCGCTAGCTTTAGGTTAGCTGCATTCGTGTGTATGTCCCGCCTGTTGTGTATGGAGTTGACGATTTTATTTGGATCAATGAGATTGCCTTGAGTATATGGCGTACGCTAACAATAGAGACTAATTGATTTGTGTTGTTGTATCCCTATGTACTTGTATGCTATGTTTGTGTTTGTGCACGTTCTACGTTAACTTTGTGGAAAAAGAAGTTGGCCCTTGCATTCTCTTCTTGGTCGTGTATGTTCTCTTGGATGTTTCTTCTAGACAATGTTGAGCTCGCTAAGCGATCGGTGGACTGTTCTGGCCCTCGGGGTCGATCGAGTTCGAGCTGATTAACGCTGGTTCGAGAGACACTTGGGACTGCTACTATCATACCCAACATTTTTCATACTTCAGACAGATTGAGGAGACTCATTTTGATGACTATGGTATTCCCATATCTACTGAGTCTATGTGGAGATCCTTGCGTTGGCTTATTCCTCCGTCAATGGCTCTTGTGGATCTTGAGGTGACTCTGACTATTACTTGTTCCACCACGACCTCTAGTAACTTTTCGGCTTCTGAGGAAGCTGTCTCATCACCCCCTTGAGATGAAGGTGACGATTCCCCCCTCCTTCACCTATTTAGTATCGCGTTCTTCATCCGGTCGTTTGTGGAGGAGAAGGTGATTCATCGGTAGCATGTATATCTCACGGTCTTGTTGGTGGATGGACCTAGAGGGTCCTCTGGACAATTTCGTCCGCGCTATAGATGTTGGAGCAGGACTTTCTAGCGACATGGAAGAGGAGGATCTAGAGGAGTCTTCACAATAGTCTTCTAACCTAGGTGGGTTGTCGAGGGCAACGTAGTATTTATGAGTCTTctctcttatttatattttgCGGGCTTGCTGGGTGGAGTGCGATATTGTG
This portion of the Lotus japonicus ecotype B-129 chromosome 3, LjGifu_v1.2 genome encodes:
- the LOC130749095 gene encoding tRNA dimethylallyltransferase 9 isoform X1, giving the protein MINNGVCSLRTCLRLPERPLFRASPLSFSRRLRFIATAAETKKKEKVIVISGPTGSGKSRLAMELAKRLNGEIVSADSVQVYQGLDIGSAKPSLDDRKEVPHHLVDILHPSEDYSVGQFFEDARQATKCIFDKGRVPIVVGGTGLYLRWFIYGKPDVPKASAEVSSQVHLELAKLQRNEDWDAAVQLVVKAGDPKAQFVASNDWYRLRRSLEIIRSSGSPPSAFRVPYESFTEQDGCSVADGSEPSHMTTYGDAMETDSSKLDYDFLCFFLSSNRLDLYKSLDYRCEDMLLGRHGILLEAQWLLDIGLHPNSNSATRAIGYRQGMEYLLTCREQRGQSSAREFYKFLAEFQKASRNFAKRQLTWFRNERIYHWLDASKPLETVLNFIHDAYNYGNGSLLVPEHLSMPRDISDRRVAAKLKSYRSKNRHFVNGEDCSHILNWIRETQR
- the LOC130749095 gene encoding tRNA dimethylallyltransferase 9 isoform X2 is translated as MIERRYRIILLIYCTHLKFFEDARQATKCIFDKGRVPIVVGGTGLYLRWFIYGKPDVPKASAEVSSQVHLELAKLQRNEDWDAAVQLVVKAGDPKAQFVASNDWYRLRRSLEIIRSSGSPPSAFRVPYESFTEQDGCSVADGSEPSHMTTYGDAMETDSSKLDYDFLCFFLSSNRLDLYKSLDYRCEDMLLGRHGILLEAQWLLDIGLHPNSNSATRAIGYRQGMEYLLTCREQRGQSSAREFYKFLAEFQKASRNFAKRQLTWFRNERIYHWLDASKPLETVLNFIHDAYNYGNGSLLVPEHLSMPRDISDRRVAAKLKSYRSKNRHFVNGEDCSHILNWIRETQR